A region of Mesorhizobium sp. AR02 DNA encodes the following proteins:
- a CDS encoding 4Fe-4S dicluster domain-containing protein translates to MTCLPARTDKKLGLVIDLDTCVGCQACVTACKEWNTGGHMAPLTDIDPYGGHVDGVWFNRVHSYEHTTEMGGRTVNFPRSCLHCETPACVTVCPTGASYKRASDGIVLVDEDKCIGCKLCSWACPYGAREFDTDVGVMKKCTLCVDRIYNDNLAEEDRVPACVAACPTSARHFGDLGDPQSAVSQLVAERGGVDLMPEMGYHPTNKYLPPRAHTQRAASVPAKALESVRAEGGFLGWVDRMLSN, encoded by the coding sequence ATGACCTGCCTTCCCGCCCGCACCGACAAGAAACTCGGTCTCGTCATCGATCTCGACACCTGCGTTGGCTGCCAGGCCTGCGTCACCGCCTGCAAGGAGTGGAACACCGGCGGTCACATGGCGCCACTGACCGACATCGACCCCTATGGCGGCCATGTCGACGGCGTCTGGTTCAACCGCGTGCACAGTTACGAGCACACGACAGAGATGGGCGGGCGCACGGTCAACTTCCCGCGCTCCTGCCTGCATTGCGAGACGCCGGCCTGCGTCACCGTCTGCCCGACCGGTGCCTCCTACAAGCGAGCCTCGGACGGCATCGTGCTGGTCGACGAGGACAAGTGCATCGGCTGCAAATTGTGCAGCTGGGCCTGTCCTTATGGGGCGCGTGAATTCGATACCGATGTCGGCGTGATGAAGAAATGCACGCTTTGCGTCGACCGCATCTACAATGACAACCTGGCCGAGGAGGACCGCGTGCCTGCCTGCGTCGCCGCTTGCCCGACCAGCGCGCGGCATTTCGGCGATCTTGGTGACCCCCAGTCAGCTGTCTCGCAACTGGTGGCGGAACGCGGCGGCGTCGACCTGATGCCTGAGATGGGCTACCACCCGACCAACAAATATCTGCCGCCGCGCGCCCACACGCAACGCGCCGCATCGGTGCCTGCGAAGGCGCTGGAGTCGGTGCGAGCCGAGGGCGGTTTCCTCGGCTGGGTCGACCGCATGCTTTCGAACTAG
- a CDS encoding LysR family transcriptional regulator, with protein sequence MTLDQLRIFVAVAERGHMTKAAELLGISQSAASAAIRALEEQHGVHLFNRVGRNIELAQTGHRFLPEAKAVLERAAAARNVLEHVSQTVAGSLSIAASLTIASYWLPRRLASFHEAYPAVRLSVSIGNTRQVEASVLDGTADLGLVEGRTESDILRRAKVDTDRLMLVVASSHPEIAEVSPGRPDIRGLRWIIREGGSGTREVLEDLARREGISLADLQVFLVLPSNEAVRQAVEAGAGATIISELVVGRAVAEGSLRSVPIELPKRDFAMITHRDRQASLAQMALKAHLGTESAGSGSA encoded by the coding sequence ATGACCCTGGATCAGTTGCGCATTTTCGTTGCCGTCGCCGAGCGCGGCCACATGACCAAGGCGGCGGAGCTTTTGGGCATTTCCCAGTCGGCGGCGTCGGCCGCCATCCGCGCGCTTGAAGAGCAGCACGGCGTCCATCTGTTCAACCGTGTCGGCCGCAATATCGAGCTTGCCCAGACCGGCCACCGGTTCCTGCCGGAGGCCAAGGCCGTGCTGGAGCGAGCCGCCGCCGCCCGCAATGTGCTGGAACACGTTTCCCAGACGGTCGCCGGCAGCCTCTCCATTGCCGCCAGCCTGACCATCGCCAGCTACTGGCTGCCGCGCCGGCTGGCGTCCTTCCACGAGGCCTACCCCGCGGTGCGGCTGAGCGTCAGCATCGGCAACACAAGGCAGGTCGAGGCCAGCGTGCTGGATGGAACCGCCGATCTCGGCCTGGTCGAGGGGCGCACCGAATCCGACATATTGCGCCGCGCCAAGGTCGACACCGACCGGTTGATGCTGGTCGTTGCCAGCTCCCATCCCGAGATCGCCGAAGTTTCGCCGGGCCGGCCAGATATCAGAGGCCTGCGCTGGATCATCCGCGAGGGCGGATCGGGCACGCGCGAGGTGTTGGAGGATCTGGCGCGGCGTGAGGGGATTTCGCTTGCCGACCTGCAGGTGTTCCTGGTGCTGCCGAGCAACGAGGCGGTCCGCCAGGCGGTCGAGGCGGGCGCCGGCGCCACCATCATTTCGGAACTCGTCGTCGGGCGCGCCGTCGCCGAAGGCAGTCTGCGGTCCGTGCCGATCGAACTGCCGAAGCGTGACTTCGCCATGATCACGCACCGCGATCGCCAGGCAAGCCTGGCCCAGATGGCGCTCAAGGCGCATCTGGGTACCGAATCCGCAGGGAGCGGCTCAGCGTAG
- a CDS encoding dimethyl sulfoxide reductase anchor subunit family protein, with the protein MHPAFSVVFFTTATGAGYGLLALLGVLGAAGLIAPDFWLGFAGMGLALGLISAGLLSSTGHLGRPERAWRAFSQWRSSWLSREGVASVATFIPAGLFGLGWVVLGRLDGWVTAAGLLATVGAVVTVCMTGMIYASLKPIAQWHSPYTLPGYLIFSAMSGTVLLNALCQGFAIGSKMLLAACVLLTALGWGWKLATWRHNDRLEIPTTANTATGLAGGTVRSLEWPHTEENYLLKEMGFRIARKHSARLRQITQVLAFALPVLLLAITFVSPWPFAAVPSVLAAIVQFAGTLVERWLFFAEAKHTVTLYYGR; encoded by the coding sequence ATGCATCCCGCCTTCTCTGTCGTCTTCTTCACCACCGCCACCGGTGCCGGCTACGGCCTGCTGGCGCTGCTGGGCGTGCTCGGTGCAGCCGGCCTCATCGCGCCGGACTTCTGGCTGGGCTTCGCCGGCATGGGACTGGCACTCGGCCTGATCAGCGCCGGCCTGTTGTCCTCTACCGGCCATCTCGGCCGGCCGGAGCGGGCCTGGCGGGCCTTTTCGCAGTGGCGCAGTTCCTGGCTTTCACGTGAAGGCGTTGCCTCGGTCGCCACCTTCATCCCCGCCGGGCTGTTCGGTCTTGGCTGGGTCGTCCTTGGACGCCTCGACGGCTGGGTGACCGCCGCCGGGCTCCTGGCCACCGTTGGGGCTGTCGTCACGGTCTGCATGACCGGCATGATCTATGCCTCGCTCAAGCCCATAGCCCAATGGCACAGTCCCTACACCTTGCCCGGCTATCTCATCTTCTCGGCGATGAGTGGGACCGTGCTTCTGAACGCACTATGCCAAGGTTTTGCGATCGGCTCGAAAATGCTTCTGGCGGCTTGCGTGCTGCTCACGGCGCTGGGCTGGGGCTGGAAACTCGCGACCTGGCGGCACAATGACCGGCTCGAGATCCCGACCACCGCCAACACAGCTACTGGTTTGGCGGGCGGCACGGTGCGGTCGCTGGAATGGCCGCATACCGAGGAGAACTATCTGCTCAAGGAAATGGGCTTTCGCATCGCGCGCAAGCACAGCGCGCGCCTGCGCCAGATCACGCAGGTGCTGGCCTTTGCCCTGCCCGTCCTGCTTCTCGCCATCACCTTTGTCTCGCCCTGGCCCTTTGCGGCGGTGCCGTCAGTGCTCGCCGCGATCGTCCAGTTCGCCGGCACGCTGGTCGAGCGCTGGCTGTTCTTCGCCGAGGCGAAGCACACGGTTACCCTGTATTACGGCAGATAG
- a CDS encoding molybdopterin oxidoreductase family protein — protein MIHGPRRGANSAPSQRPLADTRAPDEGDGVDTSPDISDSIAKTTCYMCACRCGIDVHIKDGKIRYINGNKDHPVNRGVICGKGSSGIMQHYSPARLKKPLLRTGPRGSGEFREIEWEEAFAIATERLTAIRRTDPKKLAFFTGRDQSQSLTGWWASQFGTPNFAAHGGFCSVNMAAGGLYSIGGSFWEFGEPDWDNTRYFMLFGVAEDHDSNPIKIGLGKLKARGAKVVSINPCRTGYNAIADDWIGIRPGTDGLFVFALIHELLKAGRVDLDYLLRYTNAHVLVVQEPGASDDGLFVRDADGNPLAWDRVAKTSIKATDPDAKPALTGSFEVGGRRCTPVFQLIADRYLDDSYAPDAVAERCGIAADTIRRIAAELAHVAFEQTIELPIAWTDWAGRRHETIKGRPVSMHAMRGISAHSNGFHTCRAIHLLQVLLGTVDVPGGFRFKPPYPRSAPPGPKPSGKTVEPMTPLDGMPLGFVCGPDDLMVDEAGTPTRIDKAYSWEAPLAAHGLMHTVIRNAWAGDPYPIDTLMMYMSNMAWNSSMNTVETIRMLTDHDEEGRYKIPFIIYSDAYYSETVPFADLVLPDTTYLERHDCISLLDRPISHADGPGDAIRHPVVEPDRDVRPFQSVLIELGARLGLPGFVKDDGSAKYTDYADYIVNHERTPGIGPLAGWRGKDGTAIGNGEVNPDQLQRYIDNGGFWHHDFAADQRYYKMANRSYLDFAESMGFIPKAEPIVFQLYSEPLQRFRLAARGHGRAVPPESERQRIETYMDPLPFWYVPFEEAAVDLQKYPLHALTQRPMHMYHSWGSQNAWLRQITSQNRLFVHHRTGAGLGLVDDDWVWIESINGKVKGQIKLVDGVNESTVWTWNAIGKRRGSWGLKDDAAESNRGFLLNHVIGDQTSADAQGKRYSNSDPVTGQAAWFDLRVRIVKCADEEAGFTEPQFERFHQPPHFEPAPDILRFGAEFRINREAAE, from the coding sequence ATGATCCACGGACCGCGCCGGGGCGCAAATTCGGCACCATCGCAACGCCCGCTAGCCGACACGCGCGCGCCCGACGAAGGTGACGGCGTCGACACCTCGCCTGATATTTCCGACAGCATCGCAAAGACGACTTGCTACATGTGCGCCTGCCGTTGCGGCATCGACGTGCACATCAAGGACGGCAAGATCCGCTACATCAACGGCAACAAGGACCATCCGGTCAATCGTGGCGTGATCTGCGGCAAGGGCAGTTCCGGCATCATGCAGCACTACAGCCCGGCCCGGCTGAAGAAGCCATTGCTGCGCACCGGCCCGCGCGGCTCCGGCGAGTTCCGCGAGATCGAGTGGGAAGAGGCGTTCGCGATCGCCACCGAACGGCTCACGGCCATCCGCCGGACCGATCCCAAGAAACTCGCCTTCTTCACCGGGCGCGACCAGTCGCAATCGCTTACCGGCTGGTGGGCGAGCCAGTTCGGCACGCCGAATTTCGCCGCCCATGGCGGCTTCTGCTCGGTCAACATGGCTGCCGGCGGGCTCTACTCGATCGGCGGCTCGTTCTGGGAGTTCGGCGAGCCCGACTGGGACAACACAAGATACTTCATGCTGTTCGGCGTCGCCGAGGACCACGATTCCAACCCGATCAAGATCGGGCTGGGCAAACTCAAGGCGCGCGGCGCCAAGGTGGTATCGATCAATCCATGCCGCACCGGTTACAACGCCATTGCCGACGACTGGATCGGCATCCGGCCGGGCACCGACGGCCTGTTCGTCTTCGCGCTCATCCACGAACTGCTGAAAGCCGGCCGCGTCGATCTCGATTATTTGCTCCGCTACACCAACGCCCATGTCCTGGTCGTGCAGGAGCCCGGCGCGTCCGACGATGGGCTGTTCGTGCGCGACGCCGACGGCAATCCGCTGGCCTGGGATAGGGTGGCGAAGACGTCCATCAAGGCAACCGACCCGGACGCAAAGCCGGCGCTGACCGGCAGCTTTGAAGTCGGCGGGCGCCGCTGCACGCCGGTGTTCCAGCTGATCGCCGACCGCTACCTCGATGACAGCTACGCGCCGGATGCGGTCGCGGAGCGCTGCGGCATTGCCGCCGATACGATCCGTCGGATCGCCGCCGAACTCGCCCATGTCGCCTTCGAACAGACGATCGAGCTGCCTATCGCCTGGACCGACTGGGCCGGACGGCGACACGAGACGATCAAGGGCCGGCCGGTTTCGATGCACGCCATGCGCGGTATATCAGCCCATTCGAACGGTTTTCACACCTGCCGGGCCATCCATCTGCTGCAAGTGCTTTTGGGTACGGTGGATGTTCCCGGCGGCTTCCGCTTCAAGCCACCCTATCCCAGATCGGCGCCGCCGGGCCCGAAACCCTCAGGCAAGACCGTCGAGCCAATGACGCCGCTGGACGGCATGCCGCTCGGCTTCGTCTGCGGGCCTGACGATCTGATGGTCGATGAAGCCGGAACGCCGACCCGCATCGACAAAGCCTATTCCTGGGAGGCGCCGCTGGCCGCGCACGGCCTGATGCACACCGTCATCCGCAATGCCTGGGCCGGCGATCCTTACCCGATCGACACGCTGATGATGTACATGTCGAACATGGCCTGGAATTCCTCGATGAACACCGTCGAGACGATTCGTATGCTGACCGACCATGACGAGGAGGGCCGCTACAAGATCCCCTTCATCATCTATTCCGACGCCTATTATTCCGAGACCGTGCCGTTCGCCGACCTCGTGCTGCCCGACACCACCTATCTCGAGCGCCACGATTGCATCAGCCTGCTCGACCGGCCGATCAGCCATGCCGACGGGCCGGGCGATGCCATCCGCCATCCCGTGGTCGAGCCGGACCGTGACGTCCGGCCGTTCCAGTCGGTGCTGATCGAACTGGGCGCGCGGCTTGGCCTGCCCGGCTTCGTCAAGGACGATGGATCGGCCAAATATACCGACTATGCCGATTATATCGTCAACCACGAGCGCACACCGGGCATCGGACCGCTCGCCGGCTGGCGCGGCAAGGATGGCACCGCGATCGGCAACGGTGAGGTCAATCCGGACCAGTTGCAGCGCTACATCGACAATGGCGGCTTCTGGCATCACGACTTTGCCGCCGACCAGCGCTACTACAAGATGGCCAACCGCTCCTATCTCGACTTCGCCGAGAGCATGGGCTTCATCCCCAAGGCGGAACCGATCGTCTTTCAGCTCTATTCCGAGCCATTGCAGCGCTTTCGGCTTGCCGCGCGCGGTCATGGCCGGGCGGTGCCGCCCGAGAGCGAACGCCAGCGCATCGAGACCTACATGGACCCGCTGCCGTTCTGGTACGTGCCCTTCGAGGAAGCCGCCGTCGACCTGCAAAAATACCCACTGCACGCGCTGACGCAGCGGCCGATGCACATGTATCATTCCTGGGGCTCGCAGAATGCGTGGCTGCGGCAGATCACCAGCCAGAACCGGCTGTTCGTGCATCACCGCACCGGCGCCGGTCTCGGCCTCGTCGACGACGACTGGGTCTGGATCGAGAGCATCAACGGCAAGGTCAAGGGGCAGATCAAGCTGGTCGACGGGGTGAACGAAAGCACGGTCTGGACCTGGAACGCGATCGGCAAAAGGCGCGGCAGCTGGGGGCTGAAGGACGATGCCGCCGAGAGCAATCGCGGCTTCCTGCTCAACCACGTCATCGGCGACCAGACCTCGGCCGACGCGCAGGGCAAACGCTATTCGAACTCCGATCCGGTGACCGGCCAGGCGGCATGGTTCGACCTGCGCGTGCGTATCGTCAAATGCGCTGATGAGGAAGCCGGTTTCACCGAGCCGCAATTCGAGCGTTTCCACCAGCCGCCACATTTCGAGCCCGCGCCCGACATCCTTCGCTTCGGCGCCGAATTCCGCATCAACCGGGAAGCCGCCGAATGA
- a CDS encoding Hsp70 family protein: MRPAFAGIDFGTSNSTVGVVRNGQPHLVALEDGQVTLPSAVFFNFEDGRICFGRQAIANYTDSVEGRLMRSLKSVLGSSLAHEKTRIKARSIGFMEIIGLFLGHLRKKLEEDGGDLVETVVLGRPVQFVDDDAQADANAQSDLEKAAHAQGFKHIAFQFEPIAAALDYEQRVTREELALIIDMGGGTSDFSVVRVSPERARSLDRKDDILASQGVHIGGTDFDRLLSIAHVMPQLGYLTPTKDGKRNLPASYFIDLATWQRINLVYTAKAMTHLRQIRYEAARADLVDRFIHIVEHRYGHALAALVEKAKIELTDLSSAEVAVRLADVEFAAGITRDGLDATIARDIERVTETVGQTIRDAEVKPSDITAVFLTGGSTAIPLARREILSLVPQASVIDGDMFGSVGLGLALDAQRKFA; this comes from the coding sequence TTGCGACCAGCATTCGCCGGTATCGATTTCGGCACTTCGAACTCCACGGTCGGCGTGGTCCGCAACGGGCAACCCCACCTCGTCGCGCTTGAAGACGGCCAGGTCACGCTGCCCAGTGCGGTATTTTTCAACTTCGAGGATGGCCGCATCTGTTTTGGCCGCCAGGCCATCGCCAACTACACCGATAGCGTCGAGGGCCGGCTGATGCGTTCGCTGAAGAGCGTGCTCGGCAGTTCGCTGGCGCATGAAAAGACGCGCATCAAGGCGCGCTCGATCGGCTTCATGGAGATCATCGGCCTGTTCCTCGGGCATCTCAGGAAAAAGCTAGAGGAAGACGGCGGCGATCTGGTCGAGACCGTGGTGCTCGGCCGCCCGGTGCAGTTCGTCGATGACGATGCGCAAGCCGACGCCAACGCGCAGAGCGACCTGGAAAAGGCCGCGCATGCCCAGGGCTTCAAGCACATCGCTTTCCAATTCGAGCCGATCGCGGCGGCGCTCGACTACGAGCAGAGGGTGACGCGCGAGGAGTTGGCGCTGATCATCGACATGGGCGGCGGCACTTCGGATTTTTCGGTCGTGCGTGTCTCGCCGGAGCGTGCCCGATCCCTGGACCGCAAGGACGACATCCTGGCCAGCCAGGGTGTCCATATCGGCGGCACCGATTTCGATCGGCTGCTCAGCATCGCCCATGTCATGCCGCAGCTCGGCTATTTGACACCTACCAAGGACGGCAAGCGCAATCTGCCGGCCAGCTATTTCATCGATCTCGCGACATGGCAGCGCATCAACCTGGTCTATACCGCCAAGGCGATGACGCATCTGCGCCAGATCCGCTACGAGGCCGCGCGCGCCGATCTGGTCGATCGGTTCATCCACATCGTCGAGCACCGTTATGGGCACGCGCTGGCGGCATTGGTCGAAAAGGCCAAGATCGAGCTGACCGACCTATCATCGGCCGAAGTCGCGGTGAGGCTAGCTGACGTGGAGTTCGCCGCCGGGATCACGCGCGACGGGCTGGACGCCACCATCGCCAGGGACATTGAACGGGTCACCGAAACTGTCGGGCAGACCATCCGCGACGCTGAGGTCAAGCCGTCCGACATCACCGCGGTGTTCCTGACCGGCGGCTCGACCGCTATTCCGCTGGCCAGACGGGAAATCCTGTCGCTGGTGCCGCAGGCATCCGTCATCGACGGCGACATGTTCGGCTCGGTCGGGCTTGGCCTGGCGCTGGATGCCCAGCGGAAGTTCGCCTAA
- the pdeM gene encoding ligase-associated DNA damage response endonuclease PdeM, with the protein MNFSLARTSLIAEADMIGIAGERAVCDPCGVLYFPELRLLAVSDLHLEKGSSLARRGTLIPPYDTGATLLRLQAVISDYQPSIVISLGDSFHDGGGAERMHASFRERLETLMTGRDWFWVAGNHDPEAPADLPGETVRELAMGSLLFRHEPSKVRVEGEIAGHLHPCARIVQRGRSVRRRCFAGDGGRMIMPAFGAYTGSLNVLDRAYAGLFRLETLMAYMLGSDRIFAISRSMLRPG; encoded by the coding sequence ATGAATTTTTCGCTGGCGCGCACATCGCTGATTGCCGAGGCCGACATGATAGGCATCGCCGGCGAACGTGCGGTCTGCGATCCGTGCGGCGTGCTCTATTTTCCGGAGCTCAGGCTTCTGGCTGTATCCGACCTGCATTTGGAAAAAGGCTCGTCGCTGGCAAGGCGCGGCACGCTGATCCCGCCCTACGACACCGGCGCGACCTTGCTGCGGCTCCAGGCCGTCATATCAGACTACCAGCCATCGATCGTCATCAGCCTGGGTGACAGCTTTCACGATGGCGGCGGCGCCGAGCGCATGCATGCGAGTTTTCGCGAGCGGCTTGAAACGCTGATGACAGGCCGCGACTGGTTCTGGGTCGCCGGCAACCATGATCCGGAAGCGCCGGCGGATCTGCCTGGTGAGACCGTGCGGGAACTCGCCATGGGCTCACTGCTGTTCCGGCATGAGCCATCCAAGGTGCGCGTCGAAGGCGAGATCGCAGGCCATCTCCATCCTTGCGCCCGCATCGTCCAGCGCGGCCGTTCGGTGCGGCGGCGCTGCTTTGCCGGCGATGGCGGGCGCATGATCATGCCGGCCTTCGGCGCCTATACCGGTTCGCTCAACGTGCTCGACCGCGCCTATGCCGGGCTGTTCCGCCTTGAAACGCTGATGGCCTATATGCTTGGCAGCGACCGCATCTTCGCCATCTCCCGCTCGATGCTGCGGCCCGGCTGA